In Polyangium spumosum, the DNA window GATCCGATGGGCAACCCGGATGTGGCGGCGTTCCGGGACGGGTCGTTCCCCGAGCCGGAGGTGTCCTCGGAGCGCACGGCGCACCTCGTGACATTCTCGCCTGGCATCGTGATCGCCGGCAAGTTCGCCTTGCAGCGCATGATCGCGGCAGGGTCGATGGGGACCGTGTTCGAGGCCCGGGACACGTTCGTCGAGCGCAACGTCGCGCTGAAGCTCATGCACCCGCACCTGGCGAGTGATCCGGAGCTCGTCGCCAGGTTCCGCCGCGAGGCGCAGGCCGCCGCGCGGATCCAGCATCCGAACGTGGTGACCGTCCTCGAGGTCGGCAAGCGGCGGGACGGCACGTTTTACATCGTCCACGAGCTGCTCGCGGGGCGCACGTTGCGCCACGTCCTCGAGACGAACCCCCGCCGCGCCGTCGGCGAGATCCTCTCGATTGCGCTGCCGATCATGGGCGGGCTCGCCGCCGCGCATGCTTGCGGCATCGTTCACCGGGACATCAAGCCGGAGAACATCATCCTCTCCGTGACGCCTTCGGGCGAGCTCGTCCCGAAGATCGTCGATTTCGGCATCGCGAAGATGTCATCCCAGGAGGGCGGCAAGAAGGGGCTGACGCATTTCGGTATGATCATGGGCACGCCCCATTACATGGCGCCCGAGCAGGCGCTGGGCGGCTCGGTGGACATGCGCACGGACATCTGGGCCATGGGGGCCATGCTCTTCGAGATGTTCACGGGCGCGCCTCCCTTCGACGGGGACACGCCGGAGGAGGTCTTGCGGAAGGTCGTCGCCGAGGAGCCTCCGCGTCTCTCCTCCCTCGCGCCGGAGGCGGCGCCCTTCGCCGAGGTCATCCATCGGGCGCTGAAGAAGAACCCTGCGGACCGCCCGCCGACGATGGAGATCTTCACCGAAGCGCTGCTCGGCGCGAGCCAGGGCGGGCACCGCCCGCTGTTCGTGACGTCGATCGAGGCGACGGACCAGATCACGCTGAAGATCACGATGAACCCCATGCCGCCGCTGTCGGCGCTGGAGAGCGAGGATCGGGCGTCGTTGCCGCCGGTCGAGGAGGAGCCGGAGCCCCCCACGTTGCGCGTCTCGATGACCTCGCTCGAGCCCCCGCACGCGCAGGGGCGCGCGCGGCTCGGGCAATCGGAGATGGAGTGGCGCGCGGCCGACACGATCACCGTGCCCTACGAGGCCGATCGGGCCGCCGAGGCGGAGCGGCTCCTCAGCGTCAACGCGCTCCGGGACGCGATCGAGCGCGCGCGCGTGGCGATGTCCACCCGTGACGTGAGCCCGGACGTCGGCGCGCGGATGTCGCTCGTGGAGGCGATCGCGCGGTGCTGGCTCGGGGAGTACGAGAGCGCCGCGAACGCCGCGCATCAGGCGCTTGTCCACTTCGAACGTGGCACCACCGGCTGGCACGCGGCGCTCGGCCACCACCTCATCGCCAATGGTCACCTCGGGCGCAAGACGGTGATCAGCGTATCGGCGAAGGAGCTCACGGCGCTCGAGGACCAGGGCGAGGCGACGAATCCAGCGCACGTCGTCTCGTGCTGCCGGCTGGTCCTGTTCGCGGTGCGCCTCGGGCAGGTGCGGCTCGCGGAGCGCTCGCTCGAGCAGGCGCTGCGGCACGCGGGGCGCCCGGGGGACGCGGGGCCTTTCGTCGCCGCGTGGCTGAACGTCGCGCGGGGGGAGCTGTCGCTGCACCGGGGCGATCTGACGGCATACCTCCAGCGCGTGCAATCGGCGGCGGAGCTGTTCACGAGCGCGAGCGACCTTCGCAACTCGTGCTTGCAGCGCGCGAACGTGGGCAATGCATTGCTCCTGCTCGGCGCGTACGAGCAGGCCGTGACGGTGTTGCGGGAGAGCATCGGCGTGGCGGAGCCGATGCAGCTCGCGCTCGTGGCGGGCGCGAAGGCGAACCTCGGGCTCGCGCTCGCGTACATCGGTGGTCTCGACGAGGGGATCGTGATGACGAACGAGGCGCTCGGGCAGTTCCGAAAGCAGCGTAACGCGCGGGCCGAGGCGACCGCGCTCGTGTATCTGTCGCGCATGCACGTGATGAAGAAGCGGCTCGGGGAGGCGGCGGTCATGGCGGAGGAGGCGGCGCGGCTCGCGGAGGGGATCCCGGCCGTGCGAGCGCATGCGCTCGCGATGCAAGCGAGCATCGAGCTCGCGAATCAGCGCGCGTCGGTGGCGCTGGATCGGGCGAGCCAGGCGATGGACATCCTGAAGGGCCTCTCGGGGGTGGAGGAGGGGGAGTCGCTGATCCGGCTGGCGCACGCGGCCGCATTGCAGGCGACGGGGCGGACATCGGACGCAAAGCGCCGCGTCGAGGAGGCGCGCGCGGGGCTGATGACGAAGGCGAAGCGGATCGGCGACGAGCGCTGGCGGCAGGTGTTTCTGCAGAACGATCCGGACAACGCGCAGCTCATGCGCCTGGCGAAGAAGTTGCTCGGCCATTGACGGAGTCCTTCGCCGTCACCCCGAATGCCCGCCGCATGCCTCCCATAACGCCACAGGCCGAGGGTGCCGCTCAGGTTGAGGCCACGCGGGGTCGTGCAAGAAAGGAGCACCAAGCCCTTCCGCATCACTTCGATGCACCACGTCCGCGCCTCCTCGGACGCCTTGTTTCCCATCGTCACCCTCTGCCCAACCACCCCACCGTACCCGGAGAACGGATCGGCAGGCGCTTGCGGCTCAACCGCCTGCGAGCGCCACCGCGTCGGGACCGGCTGGGAAACGGAGCTTCCCTGTCGAATCGTTCGCGGCACGCCACACCACCTCGGCCACGTCGGACGCGCTCGTCACGGCTGCCGGCTGCGCAAAAGAAGCGAAGATGCGCTCTGCGAAGGGCGCGTACGCCTCGGGGATCAGCCCTTCCATGCGGGCTCCCCCATTGCTCGTGAAGCTCGTGCTCGGACAATAGCCCGGCTCGACCAGCTTCACCCGCACGTTGAATGCCTCGAGTTCGAACGCGAGCGACGCGGTGAACCCTTCGATGGCCATCTTGCTCGCCGTGTACGCAGCCACGAGCGGCATCGGCGCCAGCGTCGCGCTCGAGGTCACGTTCACGATCACCCCCGATTTTTGCGCGCGGAACTGAGGCAGCACGGCCTGCGTCATTGCCATCACGCCGAAGGTGTTGGTCTCGAATACGTCGCGCACCGTGGTCATCGGCGTGACCTCGAAGGCCCCCAGGAGCCCGATGCCCGCGTTGTTGACGAGCACGTCGATGGGCCCACTCGTTTCGAGCGCAGCCGCGATACGCTCGGGCTTCGTCACATCGAGCGAAACCACCCGCAGCCGGTCCGAGCGGGGCAGAACGTCCTCGCGTGGCGTTCGCATGGTGGCGACCACGTTCCAGCCCTGCGCGTGGAAGTGGCGCGCGGTCTCGAGGCCATAACCAGAAGAGCAACCCGTGATGAGCACCGTCTTCATGTCGGCTCCTTTGCCGCGATGAGCGCGGCGTTCATGGGTGGGAATGTACTTCCGGCGAGCCGGACGATCTACCATGGAGGGTCCATAATTTATTTGCTAGAGTCCGGTGATGAACGACCCTCTCTCGGAGGTCATCGCGCTGCTTCAGCCCCGCACCGTGTTTTCGAAGCGCATCAGCGGCGCCGGTCGCTGGGGGGTTCGTTATTCGGACTTCGGCCAGCCGAGCTTCTGTGCCGTGCTGGAGGGCCGCTGCCGTCTCGCTGTCGACGGCCAGCGTGTCCTGACGCTCGAAGCAGGCGACTTCGTACTCTTGCCGGCGACGCCGGGCTTCATCATGTCGGGCTTCGAACCGGTGACGCCCGAGCGCATCGACCCCAAGGTCACGCCCGCGCCAGCGGGTGAAGTCCGCCATGGCACGCGTGGTGGACCCCCCGACGTGCGGCTGCTCGGGGGCTTTTTCGTCTTCGACTCGTCTGACGCGGCTCTCTTTGTGTCGCTGCTGCCGGCGCTGGTTCACGTGCGTGGTGTCGAGCGGCTTTCGGTCCTGGTGCGGCTCGTCGGCGATGAATCGAACGAGCAGAGATCAGGCCGCGATCTCGTGCTTACGCGGCTCGTGGAGATCCTGCTCATCGAAGCGTTGCGATCGACGTCGGGCGACGATGCGCCTCCGGGGCTCCTGCGCGGGCTCTCCGATGCGCGTCTCGCGCCAGCGATACGGCAAATGCACGGTCAGCTCGCGCGCCCGTGGACGGTGGCAAAGCTCGCGAAGACGGCCGCGCTCTCGCGCTCGGCATTCTTCGAGCGTTTTACCCGCACCGTGGGCCTGCCGCCGATGGAATATCTGCTCGCCTGGCGGATGGCCGTCGCGAGGGATCTGCTACGCCGCCACGGCCTCGGAATCGCCGAGGTCGCCGAGCGCGTCGGTTACGGCTCGTCGAGCACCTTCAGCACTGCGTTCAGCCGCCACGTGGGCCAGCCTCCGGGCCGTTATGCGCGCACGGGCGGCGCTGGACCCTGTCGTGCGAGCGCGTCGACGACTTGCTGATCGTCCCGTATACAGCACCTCGCCCGCGGCGACGAGGAACTGCCCCGTGAGCACGTTGTCCTCGATGACGACGTAGAAGAAGCCGATATCGAGCGTCTGGAAGTGGACCTGGTTGTCGCCGGGCAGCTCCGTCGTCGAGGCCCCTGCGCCGGAGAGCACGAGGCTCGTCGAGCCCCCGCACTTCGGTACCGTCAACGCCATCCGATGGATTCAGCCTGGATTTCGCGTGACCAACGCGCTTGAAGGAGGCGCTCGGCGCGGGTACACCAGGGTTTGGATGACAACTCGCGCACCCGCGCCGAGCACCCGTAAGGTGCGACGAGACGTGGCCGGAATACGCACCAGGGGGCGCAAAGGGGGCGCGTGAAGTCCCCACGCCCCCCGGAAAGCCCGCGTGATGCCGCGAGAGGTCCAGGCATGGCGTCACGCGAGTCCAAGCGCTGGTATATCGACTTCACGCGACCGCGACCCAGGACCAGGCGCCTGCCTCGAGAAACCCAGGCATCCCTTCAAACGCCACAGACGCCCCCGCCCGAACCACGCGCGCACCGTCGCTGAAGTCCAACCGTGCGGCCGTCATCTCCGGCCGACCCGCTCGTGAACCTCACGCGACCCCACCCCAGGTCCACGCGCCCCCTCGTGAACCGCACGCGCCACCGCGTGATCTCCATCACGTCCCGGCCCCAACCGCACGCGCTACCGAGTCAACTACACGCGCCCTTGGCCCAGGTCCACACGCCGCCCCGTCAGGTCCGCGCGCCTCCACCCTGGACACACGTACGCCACCTCATGTAGCGTGCCTACCTCACGGGAGGACGTTCCACATGACGCTTGATCTGAACACCTTTCCCCCCGAAGCTCGCGCGGCCTTCATCAAGGACGGTGAGCGGTTCGGCTCCGAGGACACGCTGGAGCAGGCGAATCAGACGCTCAATGCGTATCTGGCGCACGGCTCGAAGCTCGTTGCATTCGGCTTCGCGCCGGAAGACGCCGCCGAGCTGAAGGACGCGCGGGACGCGCTGATCGAGGCGGGCGTCGGGCGCGAGGCAAAGCGGACGAGCAAGAAGATCGATACGGTCGCGCACGCGACGGCGATGCGGGACGGACAGGGGGTGCGATTGCGCGCGCGATCGGTGCTCGCCGGAACGAAGCGTGTGCTCTTGCTTTCGGGGAACACCGAGGCCGTGAAGAAAATCGAGGTCCTGCTCGATAGCGAGTCGGCGGCGGCCGAGGACGCCGAAGGGCTGGCCAAGCAGCTCGATGCCCTGCGCGCCGTTCTGAAGGAGCCTGCCGTCGCAGACGCCGCGAAGAACCGAGGTGGTCCGCAAGCGCTCCTCGATCTCGAAGCGAAGGCGGCGGCGCTGCGTGACGCAGCGAAGGCGAAGGCAGAGCCACGGGGAACGCCGGTCGAGACCGAGACGCTGGACCTCATCGACGGGATCATCGTGAGCCTGACGCGAACGGCGCGCGAAGCGGCGGATGCGGCGGCGAGGGAACTCGCGGAGCCGGCGATTGCGACGGCGTTCGAGCTGTCGGCGCTGTACAAGCGGCGGGGGAAGAAAAAGCCGGAAGAGCAGGGCGGGTGATCGGTCAATCCTTCGAGGCGAGGGCCACTTTCACGAGCAGGATGGCCCAGCCTGTATCGATGTAACGCGTC includes these proteins:
- a CDS encoding protein kinase domain-containing protein, translated to MATKRRPHAPASQDPMGNPDVAAFRDGSFPEPEVSSERTAHLVTFSPGIVIAGKFALQRMIAAGSMGTVFEARDTFVERNVALKLMHPHLASDPELVARFRREAQAAARIQHPNVVTVLEVGKRRDGTFYIVHELLAGRTLRHVLETNPRRAVGEILSIALPIMGGLAAAHACGIVHRDIKPENIILSVTPSGELVPKIVDFGIAKMSSQEGGKKGLTHFGMIMGTPHYMAPEQALGGSVDMRTDIWAMGAMLFEMFTGAPPFDGDTPEEVLRKVVAEEPPRLSSLAPEAAPFAEVIHRALKKNPADRPPTMEIFTEALLGASQGGHRPLFVTSIEATDQITLKITMNPMPPLSALESEDRASLPPVEEEPEPPTLRVSMTSLEPPHAQGRARLGQSEMEWRAADTITVPYEADRAAEAERLLSVNALRDAIERARVAMSTRDVSPDVGARMSLVEAIARCWLGEYESAANAAHQALVHFERGTTGWHAALGHHLIANGHLGRKTVISVSAKELTALEDQGEATNPAHVVSCCRLVLFAVRLGQVRLAERSLEQALRHAGRPGDAGPFVAAWLNVARGELSLHRGDLTAYLQRVQSAAELFTSASDLRNSCLQRANVGNALLLLGAYEQAVTVLRESIGVAEPMQLALVAGAKANLGLALAYIGGLDEGIVMTNEALGQFRKQRNARAEATALVYLSRMHVMKKRLGEAAVMAEEAARLAEGIPAVRAHALAMQASIELANQRASVALDRASQAMDILKGLSGVEEGESLIRLAHAAALQATGRTSDAKRRVEEARAGLMTKAKRIGDERWRQVFLQNDPDNAQLMRLAKKLLGH
- a CDS encoding SDR family oxidoreductase, which codes for MKTVLITGCSSGYGLETARHFHAQGWNVVATMRTPREDVLPRSDRLRVVSLDVTKPERIAAALETSGPIDVLVNNAGIGLLGAFEVTPMTTVRDVFETNTFGVMAMTQAVLPQFRAQKSGVIVNVTSSATLAPMPLVAAYTASKMAIEGFTASLAFELEAFNVRVKLVEPGYCPSTSFTSNGGARMEGLIPEAYAPFAERIFASFAQPAAVTSASDVAEVVWRAANDSTGKLRFPAGPDAVALAGG
- a CDS encoding cupin domain-containing protein → MNDPLSEVIALLQPRTVFSKRISGAGRWGVRYSDFGQPSFCAVLEGRCRLAVDGQRVLTLEAGDFVLLPATPGFIMSGFEPVTPERIDPKVTPAPAGEVRHGTRGGPPDVRLLGGFFVFDSSDAALFVSLLPALVHVRGVERLSVLVRLVGDESNEQRSGRDLVLTRLVEILLIEALRSTSGDDAPPGLLRGLSDARLAPAIRQMHGQLARPWTVAKLAKTAALSRSAFFERFTRTVGLPPMEYLLAWRMAVARDLLRRHGLGIAEVAERVGYGSSSTFSTAFSRHVGQPPGRYARTGGAGPCRASASTTC